In a single window of the Oscarella lobularis chromosome 4, ooOscLobu1.1, whole genome shotgun sequence genome:
- the LOC136185724 gene encoding cilia- and flagella-associated protein 54-like, which yields MATGDIASLLAPSNPVVAVIQAFEKEHGRIVQYVKKKGDRRGQYSKTPFSLFDLWNNFSDRLPVHYLRRKLVETGEEFLEEKETKLAHDHFVRYRQLIERNASASGTEEKDFFAVFFPDQGPNDDSTTLLTIRAIYGECVAKYEMLLTEDPRLEANSTLVSVAAILERLKDTIEVAASKEKYCWLLYNGTIYTYTMCRTMMKYGHSAKVLEYLLWAAVAMESSVALLCVKYLTWRVTLYVAVCQAYYDVNCGSQAELYARRCLSKVNELAQLEHMSSDQATAASEKAFKSAAKRLGIMIFKRSVFEMRKKPKGVFRPKTKAIYKEAVQLPWPRTQSERYVSSLFDCKPDMLMAINEALAEPQRRTLLTSPPFPKVDPEFDYDSVHDVYGELFFAGSELSMTALGHNPNVHTPWPGNVGSESAFTYTKEDEVPLAFVIQFVKTLYNYEQWDSFFSLAEPTLQALQESQEERHLSGMKAIELLLVVENARSGAIGGGGGGGGGGGGGKSHGRKKNSVHDALLTDDFVSMHGLDAATATAAAAAAANLAPPPPPQPPAGKSTTTAVKDDEEAAAATKTPLDELLKLGNTILSCTTNPYAIPVRLHELDLFTDSVLYLWSRCRPVFQRLTTSDTDTVLTILHVDDSPRWIQLLASIYASLTWLGMATIDLPLYVEVTMKLALVLEGIAGFSTNSALARAYRPIGLSVIRMLTRSPDFSAQYSYIDRASEEATSDAASRLSIFQQIERILANGLSGIKSARDVAQHGKIYAETYLNYFKANPVSASEDVDGPSSPAASGVVQLADMACRHAEFIFVLDRIRIRVAMLSSNKSNQADCERALVKECGKDVLAAALMSMQLGLLTRGPNRGEKSISFFKDSLELIKKGELLERRFASCLCVASKFDDVNLDARRVAPPEPLVVYQTDTMIVLRPAPYQPQSGEKVTWYRLFGREATGPNAKVRLNDYHLSGLGGEISASSNDPLIYVKGLESGVKYLFALAAYNECGKLIGKSIGSSTKPILAAYPIPILTIWGYLAQAAYQAGVLDVSKQAAKVLWNHFVEAQRKRIHDDVDDVVLNEYRLNQKSMAVALSHTLRQLVQCIFILTDVSIREGRLFCDQLCVRGPLHPNHMARIRECERMLVALQLCGELNDAHLCLQVVVQCYGLLAPILHYKVAALPALQVLTRCHSVLQEFPSAIRNARRIGYSGGDALQHVAAVITHYIGNVLRSWLQRSSALSVMESGKRLLNVDPTSQHGPVTLPSMTPSLMAMKEQTRGAGGGRKGGIATTARKRSSRVGSQQVRGGNVKTKSAPSGSHDVLSSHLKSDDLKALEAVLLQLSTGLKLDEVEISGAEDPSILYSVIATLPSVTAYKEVAKFRRRTRFLEFFVRVAQKALIEGEREALLEWSDETFSWLARRNDTIVTPKMVSIRKGEPVTLAGDQNKYVVALEDHLKKPEQVRKGSKKMEPKRRSPTQLRQLLRLAAEEGGGGGGGEGGGESKIKVLPKEDFYERTAVRTPVFKKADKKKRGRVRANQVALLEKIKVTQDDILMKAKEVLQTLLPSYWRTIHRRRKLRSISSEEMPWRAQLNVLLALSHFGSTVSRIDTRRQHTFSSLPAGFETAESRELDSEWFALETVGILISGWNEEINVDNKPTPAATILPAVDAPVTAAAVTAFPSLTQGETAVQPVVVTETTAAAATQPERGSAEQIISTPATRLGQTSKEEISAPSRIKYRQTSLQRTYVCFRRAIVLAHRGRSWTLLQNVCRTMWNSTRSLLSRIAKKKSAHGEHGMTVENLRADSWRAFYCAADCLLDMLVQLEEGSRQAQKTAAEEKAAMETMRDQAAAARFKEKQKEREQQRQNEKTAMTKSLGEDGAAASSVDTSGGDETAATALSESQQSSENRKTKSQSIAADTSASAADDRSRSTSSCLTTTIGQSVTLPFTLRSSDGDETGRRGRTGKETGLSEDGQAAMGGGAAGTTTMTANDEDEEAGAGGGGGGGGGGVPPMTTHNIPAAAALSAGFNLFGGGENGWVGGAEAEDGGASLHFEDFLDDKTTVDLQSLKSIVLQSFQLLFYEQQWEKLVALALSFNTLTRDRYAEQVVPLLVVAQKRLASRAASIGDVPSSSENISAGAHIDPVGHEVYDRRMALKLVSVPLSVSMSLDAMERAYDSMTHSSRSLIYCRRLLVRYLAGHTAGYSILKKKKKEIDDEGSIDDDDGADTVAIDPPSPFLSHNGEPEEIECNPLSESQLSVIVAAYDRTIESLLVKKKYDLAVQAMHELGNVHYNAGDVRRAFKNWAEALDTLLQVDDCINDWRRSVGSPDRINEVLLERCGIWGCLLGGILASKIAEFVLFHSLERRLAYTLMSTALFKSVFRASLAYPSENCDFAFYVLESRELIPGLDLFSDRFRCDPQTLLAALKWNIQELISAKHYMKTLPLLTLYSYVAGTVCRNLQELVQARLWKIESLTELRYFSEALQVYSQLLHGHKLPQVVNDFHRQPESKMISLRFSNGLPLTDPTNFKVMTHLFEKSLSPSLASLYGPHLTTALALAQARLQVVIASTIPGLPKCEDEPSKRTTSAKVRSSSAASVTSVHKSTSKQALASTATIGGRSLSSVSQASLSSKASRIFKKAKTIPSLETIKGTFLEDAEHAISAHMDVLLGSYSDGSDLPPSDHLTPSEVELTTRCLLELSAIANEHYHSLPAARYASQALHLLQTAPSRCKEQANAYLSQTELDAHRRLDARLWLRCREALVSALSDKADARFLDDNIRVAELGSLKSHCTSGLEEAKAFGDDEMAVKFQFYQVVSNLSMDKEDESFRKKLSDLVSMATNVVDPSFSCRRLHVVALLLLGDMKGVSFDALEQYRCAEKIVFELMRGHGESIVRDELNTSLASLRNIYLPSLRLVANLKLRLGVDLARKALNSPDSLIAAEKSIFVRQVMQLGNYRRISQLQVVHQPVRPNAPPPAAAVRLTAVGTGLGDDGGGGGGGGGGGGGGSGERPNVWCVPAVVLSAGLDVARVMAEKDGQLESVLGFFLGICERHLALADGTTHREAVNTLLEAVQSTVSLDFNLRLMAKSYLEVALTYLDSSSRPIPENLLTATAGAAAAAGEPNDAATPTTAAASKNRESKSERVRKERVRELEKERLKEKLAAWIAIRSAYVAGQCDAAVASLFASSQQDSSCPQFNEFDAVALPDFAKMELRGDDGLHFRNINDVSPPAFEANYHCYVRRPLALLPDLKNIGWASVLRYVSVLRLSLAALSTSLIPDVIASPLASRLVTRLLHLRIFLLERYSPYASAANAPTFVKALHLPYTPLAKLQNTTETRAGSVLVSEPQPKTATTTAAAAASATPAATTVSATTAILLETVAEEEEEDEEKDVDDSVEERERISSMPPTGSSAVAAAAAKDGGVSTCGDNEICFQWYRPILGGGTNIKTVSSSNHHHQIVCLYAINVKGGRALSYSSKLGLIVGQRKMNIDDVTSLSVNLRKLLAETESKQRTTEMDPGVESEAESVLLESESSSTLDAAAVSKPETNRKWSSGNSLRLSFSDCLVKIASLMDMKDKSLSTQQIKVEPSVSNLKSLLTLFHFSGGGALVTGATAELVKFFKLMLS from the exons ATGGCAACGGGCGACATCGCCTCCTTATTAGCTCCCTCGAACCctgtcgtcgccgttatTCAGGCATTCGAAAAAGAACACGGTCGAATTGTTCAGtacgtaaagaaaaaaggcgatcgTCGCGGCCAATACTCGAAAAC GCCCTTTTCACTGTTCGACTTGTGGAATAACTTTAGCGATCGTCTACCAGTGCACTATCTTCGTCGAAAGCTCGTCGAAACGGGCGAAGAATTTCTCGAGGAAAAA GAGACGAAACTCGCTCACGATCACTTTGTTCGATATCGTCAACTAATCGAACGAAATGCTTCGGCGTCTGgtacagaagaaaaagattttttcgccgtttttTTTCCCGACCAAGGACCTAatgacgattcgacgacacTTTTGACC ATACGAGCCATTTATGGCGAATGTGTCGCCAAATACGAAATGCTTCTGACGGAAGATCCGAGATTAGAG GCCAATTCGACACTAGTGAGCGTTGCTGCTATTCTGGAGAGATTGAAGGACACAATTGAAGTGGCTGCTAGCAAGGAAAAATATTGTTGGCTTCTTTATAACG GAACTATTTACACGTACACAATGTGTCGAACGATGATGAAATATGGTCATTCAGCCAAA GTTCTCGAGTATTTGCTATGGGCCGCCGTTGCTATGGAATCAAGCGTTGCCCTCCTATGCGTCAAATATCTCACTTGGCGCGTCACACTTTACGTTGCCGTTTGTCAAGCatattatgacgtcaattgtgGCTCACAAGCAGAA TTGTACGCCCGCCGATGTCTGAGCAAAGTCAACGAATTGGCGCAGTTGGAGCACATGAGTTCCGATCAGGCGACAGCTGCATCAGAAAAAGCGTTCAAGTCGGCGGCAAAAAGA CTTGGAATCATGATCTTTAAACGATCCGTTTTCGAAATGAGAAAGAAACCCAAAGGCGTATTTCGACCCAAAACAAAAGCCATCTATAAAGAAGCAGTCCAA CTTCCGTGGCCTCGTACCCAATCGGAACGATACGTATCGTCTCTGTTTGACTGCAAACCGGACATGCTGATGGCAATCAACGAGGCTCTTGCCGAACCACAAAGACGAACGCTCTTGACTTCGCCACCTTTTCCTAAAGTCGATCCTGAGTTTGACTACGATTCAGTCCATGACGTTTATGGAGAACTCTTTTTTGCCGGCTCCGAATTGTCGATGACGGCGTTGGGTCACAATCCCAATGTGCACACGCCGTGGCCAGGTAACGTTGGCTCCGAATCGGCATTCACCTATACCAAAGAAG ATGAGGTTCCTCTCGCCTTTGTTATACAATTTGTGAAAACGCTGTACAACTACGAGCAATGggactctttcttttctttggctGAGCCAACACTACAAGCCTTACAG GAATCCCAAGAGGAGAGGCACTTGTCTGGAATGAAGGCCATAGAGCTGTTGCTCGTCGTTGAAAATGCACGCTCTGGCGCtattggcggcggcggcggcggcggcggcggcggcggcggcggaaagtCGCATGGGCGAAAGAAGAATTCTGTTCACGATGCATTACTCACAGACGACTTTGTGAGTATGCACGGATTAgacgccgccaccgccaccgccgccgccgccgccgccgctaatCTTGctcctccaccgccgccacaaCCGCCAGcaggaaaatcgacgacgacggcggtgaaagacgacgaagaggcaGCAG CAGCTACGAAGACACCACTAGACGAACTGCTCAAATTGGGAAACACAATCCTGTCTTGCACGACCAATCCCTATGCG ATACCCGTTCGTCTTCACGAACTTGATCTTTTCACCGATTCCGTCCTTTATCTGTGGAGTCGTTGTCGTCCCGTCTTCCAACGTCTAACGACGTCCGATACCGATACGGTGTTGACGATTCTTCACGTTGACGATTCGCCACGATGGATTCAGCTTCTCGCTTCCATCTACGCTTCTCTCACGTGGCTTGGCATGGCAACGATCGATTTGCCACTCTACGTCGAAGTCACCATGAAATTGGCTCTCGTCTTAGAGGGAATTGCTGGATTTTCGACAAATTCGGCTCTCGCTCGCGCCTATCGTCCCATCGGATTGTCCGTCATTCGTATGCTCACTCGTTCGCCCGATTTTTCCGCACAATATTCCTACATCGATCGAGCGAgcgaagaagcgacgtcCGACGCCGCATCGCGTTTATCCATATTTCAACAAATTGAAAGAATACTCGCCAATGGTCTAAGCGGAATTAAATCAgctcgcgacgtcgctcagCACGGAAAAATCTACGCAGAGACGTACTTGAATTATTTCAAAGCCAATCCCGTCTCCGCtagcgaagacgtcgacggccCGTCATCGCCGGCGGCGAGTGGCGTCGTACAACTTGCCGATATGGCATGTCGGCACGCTGAATTCATCTTTGTTCTCGAtcgaattcgcattcgcGTTGCGATGTTGTCGAGTAATAAAAGTAATCAGGCTGATTGTGAAAGGGCTTTGGTCAAAGAATGCGGAAAAGATGTTCTTGCTGCGGCTTTGATGTCCATGCAACTTGGCCTTTTGACACGTGGGCCAAACCGAGGGGAAAAGtccatttccttttttaAG GACTCGCTTGAATTGATTAAAAAAGGCGAATTGCTCGAACGACGTTTTGCATCTTGTTTATGCGTCGCTTCCAagtttgacgacgtcaatcttgatgctcgtcgcgtcgctccGCCCGAACCGCTCGTTGTCTATCAGACGGATACAATGATCGTTTTACGACCGGCACCCTATCAGCCACAGAGTGGAGAGAAA GTGACTTGGTATCGGCTATTCGGTCGTGAAGCGACAGGTCCCAATGCCAAAGTTCGACTAAATGACTACCATTTATCCGGTCTTGGTGGCGAG ATCTCTGCATCTTCCAACGATCCCTTGATTTATGTAAAGGGACTTGAATCGGGCGTCAAGTACTTGTTCGCCTTGGCGGCGTACAACGAATGTGGGAAGCTAATCGGAAAGTCAATCGGAAGTTCAACAAAGCCTATTCTAGCAGCCTATCCCATTCCTATTTTGACAATCTGGGGATATCTGGCCCAG GCTGCTTATCAAGCTGGCGTGCTTGACGTTTCTAAACAGGCTGCAAAGGTTTTGTGGAATCACTTCGTAGAAGCCCAGCGAAAAAGGATCCacgacgacgtagacgaCGTTGTTTTGAACGAATACAG ACTCAATCAAAAAAGTATGGCAGTTGCATTGAGCCACACGCTCCGACAATTGGTTCAATGCATTTTCATCTTGACTGACGTTTCCATTCGAGAGGGTCGCTTATTTTGCGATCAGTTGTGCGTGCGAGGTCCACTCCATCCCAATCac ATGGCTCGCATAAGAGAGTGCGAACGCATGTTGGTCGCTCTTCAACTGTGCGGAGAGTTGAACGATGCTCATCTTTGTCTTCAAGTTGTCGTCCAATGTTACGGTCTTTTAGCTCCAATTCTACACTACAAGGTCGCCGCTTTACCAGCCCTTCAG GTTTTGACGAGATGTCATTCTGTTCTTCAAGAGTTTCCTTCGGCTATTCGaaacgctcgtcgaattggaTACAGTGGCGGCGACGCTCTCCAACACGTCGCTGCCGTCATTACGCACTACATTGGAAAC GTTTTGCGTTCGTGGTTGCAAAGAAGCTCGGCCCTCTCAGTCATGGAAAGTGGCAAGCGTCTGCTCAACGTCGATCCAACGTCTCAACATGGCCCCGTTACACTACCAAGCATGACTCCGTCACTGATGGCCATGAAAGAGCAAACCCGTGgtgccggcggcggcagaaAAGGAGGTATTGCTACAACAGCTCGCAAACGATCATCGCGGGTTGGAAGTCAACAAGTGAGAGGAGGCAACGTCAAGACAAAGTCCGCTCCGTCAGGAAGCCACGACGTTTTGTCGTCGCATTTAAAATCGGACGATTTGAAAGCGTTGGAAGCGGTCCTACTTCAACTTTCGACTG GCTTGAAGCTCGACGAAGTGGAGATTAGTGGTGCTGAAGATCCGAGCATTCTCTATAGCGTTATCGCAACTTTGCCATCGGTAACTGCATACAAAGAAG TGGCTAAATTTCGTCGCAGGACACGATTTTTGGAGTTTTTTGTAAGAGTGGCTCAGAAGGCGCTAATTgagggagaaagagaagcatTGCTCGAGTGGTCAGACGAAACCTTTTCGTGGTTGGCAAG GAGAAACGATACGATTGTGACGCCCAAAATGGTTTCTATTCGAAAAGGCGAGCCGGTGACACTAGCCGGCGATCAGAACAAATACGTCGTTGCCTTGGAGGATCACCTAAAG aAACCCGAGCAAGTACGAAAGGGCAGTAAAAAAATGgaaccgaaacgacgatcTCCGACGCAGTTGCGGCAACTACTTCGACTAGCGGCGgaagaaggcggcggcggcggcggcggcgagggAGGCGGCGAAagcaaaatcaaagttttaCCAAAAGAAGACTTTTACGAGCGCACGGCGGTTCGCACGCccgttttcaaaaaagccGACAAA AAGAAACGGGGACGCGTGCGAGCCAATCAGGTGGCTTTGttggaaaaaatcaaagtgaCTCAAGACGACATTTTGATGAAAGCGAAGGAAGTGTTGCAAACTCTCCTACCGAGCTACTGGCGAACcattcatcgtcgtcgcaagtTGCGTTCGATAAGCAGCGAAGAAATGCCGTGGAGAGCGCAG CTCAACGTTTTGCTTGCTCTCTCTCACTTTGGATCAACCGTTAGTCGAATCGATACAAGACGCCAGCACAccttctcctctttgccCGCAGGTTTTGAGACTGCAGA GAGTAGAGAACTTGACAGCGAGTGGTTCGCTTTAGAAACAGTCGGAATATTGATTAGCGGTTGGAACGAGGAAATCAATGTAGACAACAAACCGACGCCGGCCGCGACGATACTTCCAGCCG TTGATGCTCcagtgacggcggcggcagtgaCCGCCTTTCCTTCTCTGACGCAGGGAGAAACAGCAGTGCAACCTGTAGTTGTTACAGAAACgacagcggcagcggcaacgcAGCCAGAGCGAGGATCAGCTGAGCAGATCATTTCGACTCCGGCTACGAGACTCGGACAAacaagcaaagaagaaatatcTGCTCCGTCACGGATCAAATACAGACAGACCTCACTGCAAAGAACGTACGTCTGTTTTCGGCGAGCAATC GTTTTAGCTCATCGAGGTCGTAGCTGGACCCTGTTACAGAATGTCTGTCGAACAATGTGGAATTCGACTCGATCCCTGCTGTCGCGCATAgccaaaaagaaatcggCCCACGGCGAACATGGAATGACCGTGGAAAATTTGCGTGCCGATTCGTGGCGCGCTTTCTACTGCGCTGCCGATTGCCTATTGGATATGCTTGTTCAGTTAGAGGAGGGAAGTCGACAGGCACAGAAAACGGCCGCCGAAGAGAAAGCCGCTATGGAGACGATGCGGGATCAAGCGGCTGCCGCCAGgttcaaagagaagcagaaagagagagaacaGCAACGACAGaacgaaaagacggcgatGACAAAAAGCTTAGGAGAAGACGGCGCCGCCGCGAGTAGTGTAGATACTTctggcggcgacgaaacagcAGCAACCGCTCTCAGCGAATCTCAACAGTCGTCTGAAAATCGAAAG ACAAAATCGCAGTCCATCGCCGCCGACACGTCGGCATCGGCAGCAGACGATCGGAGTCGTTCAACGAGTTCCTGTTTAACGACGACAATCGGTCAATCGGTGACACTTCCATTCACATTGCGTTCgagcgacggagacgagacGGGTCGTCGGGGAAGGACGGGAAAAGAGACAGGTTTGTCCGAAGATGGTCAAGCGGCAATGGGAGGGGGAGCAGCGgggacgacgacaatgacggcgaatgacgaagacgaagaagccggtgccggcggcggcggcggcggcggcggcggcggcgtgccGCCCATGACGACTCATAACAttcctgctgctgccgctctGAGTGCCGGATTCAATTTATTTGGCGGCGGGGAAAACGGCTGGGTCGGCGGAGCGGAAGCCGAGGACGGCGGAGCGAGTTTGCATTTTGAAGATTTTCTTGACGACAAGACGACCGTCGATCTTCAGTCGCTCAAATCGATCGTACTGCAGTCGTTTCAGTTATTGTTTTATGAACAGCAATGGGAGAAGTTGGTCGCGCTTGCACTCAGCTTTAACACGCTGACGAG AGATCGCTATGCGGAACAAGTCGTTCCTCTGCTTGTCGTCGCCCAAAAACGACTGGCAAGTCGAGCCGCTAGCATTGGTGACGTGCCTAGCAGTTCAGAGA ATATCAGCGCTGGAGCTCACATTGATCCGGTCGGTCACGAAGTCTACGATCGTCGTATGGCGCTCAAATTGGTGTCTGTTCCGCTAAGCGTTTCCATGAGTTTGGACGCCATGGAAAGAGCGTACGACTCAATGACGCATTCGTCGCGCTCATTGATCTattgtcgccgtcttctCGTCCGATACCTCGCCGGTCACACTGCCG GTTATTCgattctgaagaaaaagaagaaggaaatcgacgacgaaggcagtatcgacgacgatgacggcgcgGACACGGTGGCCATCGACCcaccttctccttttcttagTCACAACGGAGAGCCTGAGGAAATCGAATGCAATCCTCTCTCAGAGTCTCAACTTTCCGTTATAGTCGCCGCTTATGATAGAACAATAG AGTCACTTctcgtgaagaaaaagtacGACTTGGCAGTGCAAGCTATGCACGAACTGGGAAACGTTCACTACAACGCCGGTGACGTGAG acgTGCTTTCAAAAATTGGGCTGAAGCGTTGGATACATTACTTCAAGTCGATGACTGCATCAATGATTGGCGCCGCAGTGTCGGTTCACCCGATCGGATCAACGAAGTTTTACTTGAACGTTGTGGAATTTGGGGATGTCTTCTCGGCGGAATCCTCGCTTCGAAAATTGCCGA ATTCGTACTCTTTCACAGTTTGGAACGGCGTCTTGCATACACGTTGATGTCGACCGCTTTATTTAAGAGCGTTTTCCGCGCGTCACTCGCCTATCCAAGCGAAAACTGCGACTTTGCTTTCTACGTTTTGGAATCTCGCGAGTTGATACCGGGTCTCGATTTGTTTTCGGATCGATTTCGTTGCGATCCTCAAACGCTTTTGGCCGCCCTCAAGTGGAATATACAGGAACTGATTTCAGCAAAACATTATATGAAA aCACTTCCCTTATTGACTCTCTATTCATATGTCGCCGGAACTGTTTGTCGCAATTTACAGGAACTTGTGCAAGCCCGACTGTGGAAG ATCGAATCTCTCACTGAACTGCGCTACTTCTCCGAAGCCCTCCAAGTCTACAGCCAATTGCTTCACGGTCACAAATTGCCGCAAGTTGTCAACGACTTTCATCGACAACCGGAATCAAAAATGATCTCTTTGCGATTTTCAAACGGATTACCTCTCACCGATCCAACAAATTTCAAG gTCATGACTCAtttatttgaaaaatcgCTATCTCCTTCTCTCGCCTCCCTCTATGGACCTCATCTGACGACGGCTCTAGCTCTAGCTCAAGCGCGATTGCAAGTCGTTATTGCTTCAACTATACCGGGTCTTCCAAAGTGCGAAGACGAGCCTTCCAA gcgaacgacgtcagccAAAgtgagatcgtcgtcggcggcgtccgTCACTTCCGTACATAAATCAACGTCGAAGCAGGCTCTCGCATCAA CTGCTACTATTGGCGGTCGATCATTGAGCAGCGTCTCTCAAGCGAGCTTGTCTTCCAAAGCTAGTCGCATTttcaaaaaggcgaaaacCATTCCAAGTCTTGAAACAATCAAA GGAACTTTTTTGGAAGATGCAGAGCACGCAATAAGCGCTCACATGGATGTTTTACTAGGCAGTTATTCAGACGGCTCCGATCTTCCGCCGAGCGACCATTTGACTCCGTCTGAAGTCGAACTGACGACGCGCTGTTTGCTCGAGTTGTCAGCAATCGCAAACGAACATTATCATTCTCTGCCGGCAGCACGCTACGCATCTCAGGCGCTCCATTTACTGCAAACCGCTCCGTCTCGCTGCAAAGAACAGGCGAACGCCTA CTTGTCTCAAACTGAGTTGGATGCTCATCGAAGATTGGATGCTCGTCTCTGGCTGAGATGTCGCGAGGCACTCGTTTCCGCTCTTAGCGACAAAGCCGACGctcgctttctcgacgacaacATTCGAGTCGCAGAATTGGGATCGCTGAAGAGTCATTGCACAAGTGGATTGGAAGAAGCCAAAGcttttggcgacgacgaaatggctgtcaaatttcaattttacCAAGTCGTATCAAATCTAAGCATGGATAAGGAAGACGAATCATTTAGGAAAAAATTATCG gatTTGGTGAGCATGgcaacgaacgtcgtcgatccgtcaTTTTCGTGTCGACGAttgcacgtcgtcgctcttcttcttctcggcgATATGAAAGGAGTCTCTTTCGATGCCTTAGAACAATACAGATGTGCCGAGAAGATCGTCTTCGAATTGATGCGAGGACACGGCGAATCGATCGTGCGCGACGAGCTCAACACGAGCTTGGCGTCTCTACGAAACATCTATCTTCCTTCGTTGCGTCTCGTCGCAAATTTGAAGCTTCGactcggcgtcgatttggcTCGAAAAGCATTGAATTCTCCCGACTCTCTAATTGCTGCTGAAAAGTCTATTTTCGTTCGTCAAGTCATGCAATTGGGAAACTATAGGAGAATTTCACAACTTCAAGTTGTTCATCAACCCGTTCGACCGAATGCTCCACCTCCGGCGGCTGCCGTTCGTTTGACGGCTGTCGGGACGGGTTTAGGCGAtgacggcggtggcggcggcggaggcggaggcggcggcggcggcggaagtggAGAACGACCCAATGTTTGGTGCGTACCTGCCGTCGTTTTAAGCGCCggtctcgacgtcgctcgagtGATGGCTGAAAAAGATGGTCAACTCGAATCGGTGCTCGGCTTTTTTCTCGGAATTTGCGAACGACATTTGGCACTCGCTGACGGAACGACTCATCGTGAAGCAGTCAACACACTCTTGGAAGCCGTCCAATCGACCGTATCGCTTGACTTTAATCTAAG ACTAATGGCCAAGTCGTATCTCGAAGTTGCTCTTACTTATCTTGACAGTAGCAGTCGTCCTATTCCAGAAAACCTTTTGACCGCAACTGCTggcgccgccgctgccgccggcGAACCGAACGACGCTGCCACTCccaccaccgccgccgcgtcaaaaaatcgcgaaTCGAAATCGGAGCGAGTGAGAAAGGAACGAGTGCGGGAgctcgaaaaagaaagactcaaagaaaaattggcgGCGTGGATTGCCATTCGATCGGCCTACGTTGCCGGACAGTGCGACGCGGCGGTCGCTTCTCTTTTTGCTTCGTCTCAACAGGACTCGTCGTGTCCGCAATTTaacgaattcgacgccgtcgctctgCCCGATTTTGCAAAAATGGAACTGCGCGGAGACGACGGTTTGCATTTTCGCAACATCAACGACGTCTCGCCACCCGCTTTTGAAGCGAACTATCATTGTTACGTCCGTCGCCCACTTGCCCTTCTTCCCGATTTGAAAAACATCGGATGGGCTTCCGTTCTGCGATACGTCTCCGTTTTGCGTCTCTCGCTCGCCGCCTTATCGACCAGTCTCATTCCGGACGTCATTGCCTCGCCACTCGCCTCTCGTCTAGTCACGCGACTCCTTCACCTTCGTATCTTTCTTCTCGAACGTTATTCGCCGTAtgcgtcggcggcgaacgcTCCTACTTTTGTCAAAGCACTTCATCTTCCTTATACGCCTCTTGCAAAACTTCAGAATacgacggagacgagagCGGGATCCGTGCTCGTCAGCGAACCGCAGCCGAAAACTGCCACTACGAcagccgcagccgccgcttccgctaCTCCCGCCGCTACTACTGTCTCAGCTACAACAGCCATCCTCCTCGAAACTGtagccgaagaagaagaggaagacgaagaaaaagacgttgacgaTTCAGTGGAAGAACGTGAACGTATTTCGTCGATGCCGCCGACAGGGTCATCGGCAgtggcagcggcagcggcaaaagacggcggcgtgaGCACGTGTGGTGACAACGAAATTTGTTTTCAGTGGTACAGACCGATTCTCGGCGGCGGTACTAACATCAAAACGGTTTCATCGTcgaatcatcatcatcagatTGTCTGCTTGTACGCTATCAATGTaaaaggaggaagagcgCTTTCTTACTCGTCCAAATTGGGCTTGATTGTCGGGCAGAGAAAAATGAATATCGATGACGTGACGTCTCTGTCTGTAAACCTACGCAAATTGCTCGCGGAAACGGAATCAAAGCAGCGGACGACCGAGATGGATCCAGGAGTCGAATCAGAAGCAGAATCGGTTCTACTTGAAtccgagtcgtcgtcaactcttgacgccgccgccgtctccaAACCGgaaacgaatcgaaaatGGTCGTCAGGAAATTCGCTTCGACTTTCCTTCTCCGACTGTCTCGTCAAAATTGCATCTCTCATGGATATGAAAGATAAAAGTCTTTCAACACAA CAGATAAAAGTGGAGCCAAGCGTGAGTAATCTGAAAAGTTTGCTCACTCTGTTTCACTTCAGCGGTGGTGGCGCACTAGTCACAGGTGCCACCGCTGAATTGGTCAAGTTTTTCAAGTTGATGCTATCTTAA